One segment of Marvinbryantia formatexigens DSM 14469 DNA contains the following:
- the xseB gene encoding exodeoxyribonuclease VII small subunit, with the protein MAEEKQEMTLEETFAKLDELLTALESRDITLEESFRNYQQGMELLKKCNEKIDRVEKKMQLINEEGEISDF; encoded by the coding sequence ATGGCTGAGGAAAAGCAGGAAATGACACTGGAGGAGACCTTTGCAAAGCTGGACGAGCTGCTGACCGCGCTGGAAAGCCGCGATATCACGCTGGAGGAATCCTTCCGGAATTATCAGCAGGGCATGGAACTGCTGAAAAAGTGCAACGAAAAGATTGACCGTGTGGAAAAAAAGATGCAGCTTATCAATGAAGAGGGTGAAATAAGTGACTTTTAA
- a CDS encoding TlyA family RNA methyltransferase, which produces MKERLDVLVVQKGLAPSREKAKALIMAGCVLVDGEREDKAGTMFAETVQITLKGGTLKYVSRGGLKLEKAMEKFSVTPAGKVCMDIGASTGGFTDCMLQNGAVKVYAVDVGYGQLDWKLRQDPRVVCMEKTNIRYVTPEDIVEKAAFASIDVSFISLTKVLLPVRELLTEDGELVCLIKPQFEAGREKVGKKGVVRDAKVHEEVIEKVIAFAQENAFAALELDFSPVKGPEGNIEYLLHLKKGARQADGALPFSISDVVKGAHDTLDKTGKEA; this is translated from the coding sequence ATGAAAGAGAGACTGGACGTACTTGTAGTGCAAAAGGGGCTTGCGCCCTCCAGAGAGAAGGCGAAAGCTTTGATTATGGCGGGCTGCGTGCTGGTGGACGGAGAGCGCGAGGACAAGGCGGGGACCATGTTCGCGGAAACCGTACAGATTACCCTGAAGGGCGGCACATTAAAATATGTGAGCCGCGGCGGGCTGAAGCTGGAGAAGGCGATGGAGAAGTTTTCCGTCACACCGGCGGGAAAAGTCTGCATGGATATCGGAGCCTCCACCGGCGGCTTCACGGATTGTATGCTGCAGAACGGGGCGGTAAAGGTGTACGCGGTGGATGTGGGATACGGGCAGCTTGACTGGAAGCTGCGGCAGGACCCTCGCGTGGTCTGCATGGAAAAAACAAATATCCGCTATGTCACGCCGGAGGACATCGTGGAGAAGGCGGCGTTCGCGTCCATCGATGTGTCGTTTATCTCGCTGACGAAGGTGCTGCTCCCGGTAAGAGAGCTGCTGACAGAGGACGGGGAGCTTGTCTGCCTGATTAAGCCGCAGTTTGAGGCGGGCAGGGAAAAGGTTGGAAAAAAAGGCGTTGTGCGCGACGCGAAGGTGCATGAGGAAGTAATTGAAAAAGTGATTGCGTTTGCACAGGAAAACGCGTTTGCGGCGCTGGAGCTGGATTTTTCTCCGGTAAAGGGTCCGGAGGGCAATATAGAATATCTGCTGCATCTGAAAAAGGGAGCGCGGCAGGCGGACGGCGCTCTGCCGTTTTCCATAAGCGATGTGGTAAAAGGAGCGCACGATACGCTGGATAAAACGGGGAAAGAGGCATGA
- a CDS encoding helix-turn-helix transcriptional regulator, with the protein MNRIKELREEKHITQIRLSIDLEVSQETISAYEKGKYYPSAKSLIKLADIFGVSIDYLLGISDIRMSVDATNLKPYERKLLSLTQNMDAIGREKLISYAEGYLDGK; encoded by the coding sequence ATGAATAGGATTAAAGAATTAAGAGAAGAAAAGCATATAACACAAATACGTTTGAGCATTGATTTAGAAGTGTCACAGGAAACTATAAGTGCATATGAAAAAGGAAAATATTATCCAAGTGCAAAGTCTCTTATTAAACTTGCGGATATTTTTGGGGTTAGCATTGATTACTTGTTAGGCATTTCAGATATTCGCATGTCTGTGGATGCGACCAATTTAAAGCCATATGAAAGAAAACTGTTATCACTTACTCAGAATATGGATGCAATTGGTCGAGAAAAACTGATATCATATGCGGAAGGATATCTGGATGGAAAATGA
- a CDS encoding NAD(+)/NADH kinase, giving the protein MKKFFIIANRIKDPNLAVAGAIRKKLHELGRECVIQELAHADGEDGYKYTDPAQVPGDADCVLVLGGDGTMLQASRDLVTRNIPMFGINLGTLGYLAEIGKEDMEQALEKLAADEYLLEERMMLEGTVFYGGVRALTDVALNDIVISRSGKLRVMDYHIYVNDRFLNSYSADGIIVSTPTGSTGYNLSAGGPIVSPSASMILITPIAPHTLTARSVILPDDVTVKIEIGERTGNDESAEATFDGDSRIEMKCRDYIEIRKSDRTVQFVKIDQVSFLEILRKKMSGA; this is encoded by the coding sequence ATGAAGAAGTTTTTTATCATTGCAAACAGGATAAAAGACCCGAATCTGGCGGTGGCGGGAGCGATCCGGAAAAAGCTTCATGAGCTTGGAAGGGAATGCGTGATACAGGAGCTGGCGCACGCCGACGGGGAGGACGGCTATAAATATACGGACCCGGCGCAGGTGCCCGGCGATGCGGACTGTGTGCTGGTCCTTGGCGGGGACGGCACTATGCTGCAGGCGTCGCGCGACCTGGTGACGCGCAATATCCCGATGTTTGGCATCAATCTTGGGACGCTCGGATATCTGGCGGAAATCGGAAAAGAAGATATGGAGCAGGCGCTGGAGAAGCTGGCAGCGGACGAATATCTGCTGGAGGAGCGCATGATGCTGGAGGGAACGGTCTTTTACGGCGGCGTCCGGGCGCTTACCGATGTGGCGCTGAACGACATCGTGATTTCCAGAAGCGGAAAGCTGCGCGTAATGGATTACCATATTTATGTCAATGACCGGTTCCTGAATTCTTACAGCGCGGATGGCATTATTGTTTCCACGCCCACAGGTTCGACGGGGTATAATCTCTCGGCGGGCGGGCCAATCGTATCGCCTTCGGCGTCCATGATTCTGATTACGCCGATTGCACCGCATACGCTGACGGCGCGAAGCGTTATTCTGCCGGATGATGTGACGGTGAAAATCGAGATTGGCGAGCGGACCGGAAATGACGAGAGCGCGGAGGCTACGTTTGACGGGGATTCCCGCATAGAAATGAAATGCAGGGATTATATTGAAATAAGAAAGTCGGACCGGACCGTTCAGTTTGTAAAGATCGACCAGGTAAGCTTTCTGGAGATTCTGCGGAAAAAAATGAGCGGGGCGTGA
- a CDS encoding Asp23/Gls24 family envelope stress response protein — MGKEERQNSNYTIMDNEGTGRVQISNEVITIIAGLAATETKGVASMAGNITNELVSRMGIKSLSRGVKVTVENGIVNVDLTLNLDYGYSVPKTCQKVQEKVKTAIENMTGLTVENVNVQIANVMMESGK, encoded by the coding sequence ATGGGAAAGGAAGAACGTCAGAACAGCAATTATACCATTATGGATAACGAAGGAACAGGCAGAGTTCAGATTTCGAATGAAGTCATTACGATTATTGCGGGACTTGCCGCCACGGAGACGAAGGGCGTGGCGAGCATGGCAGGAAATATCACAAACGAGCTGGTCAGCAGAATGGGAATCAAGAGCCTTTCCAGAGGAGTAAAGGTTACCGTGGAAAATGGCATTGTAAATGTGGATCTTACGCTGAATCTCGATTATGGCTACAGCGTTCCGAAAACCTGCCAGAAGGTGCAGGAAAAGGTAAAGACCGCCATAGAAAATATGACAGGGCTTACCGTGGAAAATGTAAATGTCCAGATTGCCAATGTAATGATGGAAAGCGGCAAATAA
- the nusB gene encoding transcription antitermination factor NusB, translated as MSRREIREHIFKLLFLLEFYQKEELNEQAELYMDEVEEAAPTEKDAEYIFDKFHKIEEKLPQLDERLAAESQGWKLGRMNKVDLAILRLAAYEVLEDDDIPVGVAINEAVELAKKYGGDDSPSFVNGVLGKIAR; from the coding sequence ATGAGCAGGAGAGAAATCAGGGAGCATATTTTCAAATTACTTTTCTTACTGGAGTTTTACCAGAAGGAAGAACTGAATGAGCAGGCGGAGCTTTATATGGACGAGGTGGAGGAAGCTGCTCCCACAGAAAAGGATGCGGAATACATTTTTGATAAATTTCACAAAATAGAAGAGAAGCTTCCGCAGCTCGACGAGCGTCTGGCGGCGGAATCGCAGGGCTGGAAGCTTGGCAGAATGAACAAGGTGGATCTGGCGATTCTGCGCCTTGCCGCTTACGAGGTGCTGGAGGATGACGATATTCCGGTGGGTGTCGCCATCAACGAGGCTGTAGAGCTGGCGAAAAAATACGGCGGGGACGATTCGCCGTCCTTTGTAAACGGCGTGCTTGGAAAAATAGCCAGATAG
- the xseA gene encoding exodeoxyribonuclease VII large subunit: MKNVYSVGQVNRYIKNMFQQDFMLKRIYVKGEVSNCKYHTSGHIYFSLKDETGSMACVMFAGSRGGLAFRLQDGQSVIALGSISVYERDGKYQLYAEEILLDGAGLLYEKFEALKRELEEMGMFAPEYKRPVPEFSQKIGIVTAPTGAAIRDIQNIAHRRNPGAQLILYPALVQGKDAAPSIVKGIETLDACGVDVIIVGRGGGSIEDLWAFNEESVAYAIFRCNTPVISAVGHETDFTIADYVADLRAPTPSAAAELAVADISGILAQMERYQRQLARRMTDRLLDARARLSEASGKLAFLSPQNQIREQRQLLIEKEEKLQYRMANVLENKKHRMLIYIERFRGLSPLDKLKQGYSFVADAHGKTVTRTEQAQPGDMLTIYVTDGCIHAQVKDTENRAGEMRQEWERTDG; the protein is encoded by the coding sequence ATGAAAAACGTCTATTCGGTAGGGCAGGTAAACCGGTATATCAAAAATATGTTTCAGCAGGACTTTATGCTGAAAAGGATTTATGTGAAGGGAGAGGTCTCCAACTGCAAATATCACACCTCCGGTCACATATACTTTTCGCTGAAGGATGAAACGGGCAGTATGGCGTGCGTCATGTTTGCGGGCAGCCGCGGCGGGCTGGCGTTCCGGCTGCAGGACGGGCAGAGCGTGATTGCGCTCGGCAGCATCAGCGTGTATGAGCGCGACGGAAAATACCAGTTGTACGCGGAAGAAATCCTGCTGGACGGAGCCGGACTTTTATACGAAAAATTTGAGGCGCTGAAGCGTGAGCTGGAGGAAATGGGCATGTTTGCGCCGGAGTACAAGCGCCCGGTTCCGGAATTTTCGCAGAAAATCGGCATTGTGACGGCGCCGACCGGAGCCGCTATCCGCGATATCCAGAACATCGCCCACCGGAGAAATCCTGGCGCGCAGCTTATCCTGTATCCGGCGCTGGTGCAGGGAAAGGACGCTGCGCCCAGCATTGTAAAAGGCATAGAGACGCTGGATGCCTGTGGCGTTGACGTTATTATTGTCGGCAGGGGCGGCGGCTCCATAGAAGATTTGTGGGCGTTTAATGAGGAGAGTGTGGCGTATGCCATTTTCCGCTGTAATACGCCGGTTATCTCTGCGGTCGGGCATGAGACGGATTTCACTATCGCGGATTACGTGGCAGATCTGCGCGCTCCCACGCCCTCGGCGGCGGCGGAGCTGGCGGTGGCGGATATCAGCGGCATTCTGGCGCAGATGGAGCGGTATCAGAGGCAGCTTGCGCGCCGCATGACGGACCGGCTGCTGGACGCGCGCGCGCGGCTTTCGGAGGCTTCCGGAAAGCTTGCTTTTTTAAGTCCGCAGAACCAGATACGGGAACAGCGCCAGCTGTTGATTGAAAAAGAAGAAAAACTGCAGTACCGGATGGCAAATGTGCTGGAAAACAAAAAGCACCGGATGCTGATTTATATAGAACGCTTCAGGGGGCTGTCGCCGCTTGATAAATTAAAGCAGGGCTACTCCTTTGTGGCGGACGCGCATGGGAAAACGGTGACGCGCACAGAGCAGGCGCAGCCGGGCGACATGCTGACGATTTATGTGACGGACGGCTGCATTCACGCGCAGGTGAAGGATACGGAAAACCGTGCCGGAGAGATGCGGCAGGAATGGGAGAGGACAGATGGCTGA
- the dxs gene encoding 1-deoxy-D-xylulose-5-phosphate synthase: MILDKIQKENDIKELKKEELPQLAEEIRTFLIEKISENGGHLGSNLGVVELTMALHLSFTLPQDKIIWDVGHQSYTHKLLTGRREGFETLRKYGGMSGFPKRKESNCDAFDTGHSSTSISAGLGYAMARDLRGGDNYVVSVIGDGALTGGMAWEAMNNAARLDSNFIIVLNDNNMSISENVGGLSNYLNMVRTKEGYLNLKAGVESTLLKIPVYGDQIVKRVRRTKNGLKQFLVPGMLFEEMGLTYLGPVDGHNIDLLVKTFREAKNVKGAVLLHVCTQKGQGYEPAMRHPARFHGAEPFVIETGLPKKKRVKANYTDVFSTVMRKMGDREPDVVAITAAMPDGTGLKRFRNMFPDRFFDVGIAEQHAVTFAAGLAAAGLKPVVAIYSSFLQRAYDQVLHDVCIQNLHVVFAIDRAGLVGSDGETHQGIFDLSYLSSIPNMCVMAPKNKWELSDMMKFAVAYDGPIAVRYPRGEAYDGLERFREPMEYGKSEVIYDESEIALLAVGSMVKTAVEVREKLRVMGYGCTLVNARFVKPLDEELIRRLQAEHRLLVTMEENVKRGGFGEAVLEYLNEIGSKVRSINISLPDDYVEHGNVEILKADAGIDAETIVKRIVAEYIGL, translated from the coding sequence ATGATTCTGGATAAAATTCAAAAGGAAAATGATATCAAAGAACTGAAAAAGGAAGAGCTGCCGCAGCTTGCGGAGGAAATCCGCACTTTTCTGATTGAGAAAATCAGCGAGAACGGCGGGCATCTTGGCTCCAACCTGGGCGTGGTGGAGCTGACGATGGCGCTGCACTTAAGCTTTACGCTGCCGCAGGATAAAATCATCTGGGATGTCGGGCATCAGTCCTACACGCACAAGCTGCTCACCGGGCGCCGGGAGGGCTTTGAGACGCTGCGCAAGTACGGCGGCATGAGCGGCTTCCCGAAGCGGAAGGAGAGCAACTGCGATGCCTTTGACACCGGACACAGCTCCACCTCCATATCCGCAGGTCTTGGCTATGCGATGGCGCGCGATCTGCGTGGCGGGGATAATTATGTCGTCTCGGTAATCGGGGACGGCGCGCTGACCGGCGGCATGGCGTGGGAGGCGATGAATAACGCGGCGCGGCTGGATTCGAATTTTATCATTGTGCTGAATGATAATAATATGTCGATTTCCGAGAACGTCGGCGGACTTTCCAATTATCTCAATATGGTGCGGACAAAGGAGGGCTACCTCAATCTGAAGGCGGGGGTGGAGAGTACCCTTCTGAAGATTCCGGTGTACGGGGACCAGATCGTAAAGCGTGTGCGCCGCACGAAAAACGGACTGAAGCAGTTTCTGGTGCCGGGAATGCTCTTTGAGGAGATGGGTCTGACCTATCTGGGACCGGTGGACGGACACAATATTGATCTGCTTGTAAAGACCTTCCGCGAGGCGAAAAATGTGAAGGGAGCTGTCCTTCTGCATGTCTGTACGCAGAAAGGGCAGGGCTATGAGCCGGCAATGCGTCATCCGGCGCGCTTCCACGGTGCGGAGCCGTTTGTCATCGAGACAGGGCTGCCGAAGAAAAAGCGGGTGAAGGCAAATTATACGGATGTTTTTTCCACGGTGATGCGCAAGATGGGCGACCGGGAGCCGGATGTGGTGGCTATCACGGCGGCGATGCCGGATGGCACCGGGCTGAAGCGTTTCCGCAACATGTTTCCGGACCGTTTCTTTGATGTGGGTATCGCGGAGCAGCACGCCGTCACCTTTGCGGCGGGTCTGGCGGCAGCCGGTTTGAAGCCGGTGGTGGCTATCTATTCTTCTTTTCTGCAGCGCGCTTACGACCAGGTGCTGCACGATGTCTGTATCCAGAACCTGCATGTGGTATTTGCGATAGACCGCGCCGGGCTTGTGGGAAGCGACGGGGAGACGCACCAGGGAATTTTTGATTTATCGTATCTGTCGTCTATTCCGAATATGTGCGTGATGGCGCCCAAAAATAAATGGGAGCTGTCCGATATGATGAAGTTTGCGGTCGCCTATGACGGACCGATTGCCGTGCGCTATCCGCGCGGGGAAGCCTATGACGGGCTGGAGCGGTTTCGCGAGCCGATGGAATACGGAAAAAGCGAGGTCATCTACGACGAATCGGAGATTGCGCTGCTGGCTGTCGGAAGCATGGTGAAAACAGCGGTGGAAGTGCGCGAAAAGCTGCGCGTGATGGGCTACGGCTGCACGCTTGTAAACGCACGCTTTGTAAAACCGCTCGACGAAGAGCTGATACGCAGGCTGCAGGCGGAGCACCGGCTTCTGGTGACGATGGAAGAAAATGTAAAAAGAGGCGGTTTCGGGGAAGCCGTTCTGGAATATCTGAACGAAATCGGCAGCAAGGTGAGAAGCATCAATATTTCGCTGCCGGATGACTATGTAGAACACGGCAATGTGGAGATTCTGAAGGCGGATGCGGGCATCGACGCGGAAACCATTGTGAAGCGCATTGTTGCAGAATATATCGGATTATAA
- the argR gene encoding arginine repressor — MKIERHAKIVELINRYDIDTQEELADRLNEAGFRVTQATVSRDIRELKLTKISVGNRQKYAVMDTYSSALDEKYLRVLRDGFVSMDMAQNILVIRTVSGMAMAVAAAMDAMHWKEIAGCIAGDDTIMCAVRSADDTLLVMDKIRKILEA, encoded by the coding sequence ATGAAGATAGAAAGACATGCAAAAATAGTGGAACTGATTAACCGTTATGATATTGACACACAGGAGGAGCTTGCGGACAGGCTGAACGAGGCGGGCTTCCGTGTGACGCAGGCGACGGTTTCCAGGGATATACGGGAGCTGAAGCTGACAAAGATATCTGTGGGAAACCGGCAGAAATACGCGGTGATGGATACATACAGCAGCGCGCTGGACGAAAAATATCTGCGCGTGCTGCGGGACGGATTTGTCTCGATGGACATGGCGCAGAATATTCTTGTTATCCGTACCGTTTCCGGCATGGCGATGGCGGTGGCGGCTGCGATGGACGCCATGCACTGGAAGGAAATCGCCGGCTGTATCGCCGGGGACGATACCATTATGTGCGCGGTGCGAAGTGCGGATGACACGTTGCTTGTGATGGACAAAATCCGCAAAATACTGGAGGCATAA
- a CDS encoding ISAs1 family transposase has protein sequence MQELLEWMEYIEDSRQQSKVRHTLKDILVIVLFATLANADDWVEMALFAEDYQDYLRKYIELKNGPPSHDTLRRVMGMVSPEILQQLYGKWQERLNRNEGELLKKIICIDGKTMRSNKRNGEKPGHIVSAWSKEDGYCLGQKAVGEKSNEITAIPELLEKIQVKGQIVTIDAMGTQTAIAEKIRNKRADYVLSLKANQGTLYEDVREYFEDPEFRKEIKERGIYKKTQEKAHGQIETREYYQTEKIKWLSQKKAWKGLKSIIMERKTLEKEGKRLIEYRYFISSLKEEIETVSRAVRGHWSIESMHWHLDVTFREDANTTIDKMAAQNLNIIRKWSLSILKTAEVSRHKLSMRKKRYVIGLRPIKHLEEVLES, from the coding sequence ATGCAGGAATTATTAGAATGGATGGAATATATTGAAGACAGCCGCCAGCAAAGCAAAGTCCGGCATACGTTAAAGGATATCCTGGTAATTGTGCTGTTTGCGACTCTTGCAAATGCAGATGACTGGGTAGAAATGGCCCTGTTTGCTGAGGATTATCAGGATTATTTGCGTAAGTACATTGAACTGAAAAATGGTCCGCCATCGCATGATACCCTGCGGCGGGTTATGGGAATGGTGTCACCGGAGATCCTGCAGCAGCTTTATGGGAAATGGCAGGAGCGGTTAAACAGGAACGAAGGGGAACTGCTGAAAAAAATCATATGTATTGATGGTAAAACCATGCGTTCCAATAAGAGGAATGGAGAGAAACCCGGCCATATTGTTTCCGCGTGGAGTAAGGAAGACGGGTACTGCCTTGGGCAGAAGGCTGTCGGGGAAAAGAGCAATGAGATAACAGCCATTCCTGAGTTACTGGAGAAAATACAGGTAAAAGGGCAGATTGTAACCATAGATGCAATGGGGACCCAGACAGCGATAGCAGAAAAGATAAGGAATAAGAGGGCAGATTATGTTCTTTCGTTAAAAGCAAACCAGGGAACATTATATGAGGATGTAAGAGAATATTTTGAAGACCCGGAGTTCCGGAAGGAGATAAAGGAAAGGGGAATTTATAAGAAAACACAGGAAAAAGCACATGGACAGATTGAAACAAGGGAGTATTACCAGACGGAAAAAATAAAATGGCTAAGCCAGAAGAAAGCCTGGAAAGGTCTGAAAAGTATCATAATGGAACGGAAGACATTGGAAAAAGAAGGGAAGCGGCTGATAGAATACCGGTATTTTATCAGCAGTCTGAAGGAAGAAATAGAAACAGTAAGCCGGGCGGTAAGAGGTCATTGGAGTATAGAGAGTATGCACTGGCATTTGGATGTGACATTCCGGGAAGATGCAAACACAACGATTGATAAGATGGCGGCACAGAACCTGAATATTATCAGGAAATGGAGTTTAAGTATACTGAAGACAGCAGAGGTGTCAAGACATAAATTATCCATGAGAAAAAAGAGATATGTAATTGGATTGCGTCCAATCAAGCATTTGGAAGAAGTATTGGAATCTTAA
- a CDS encoding polyprenyl synthetase family protein, whose amino-acid sequence MTFKEELAKRSEEVQAVVYAYLPAEEGFQKTLLEAMNYSMTAGGKRLRPLLMQETYRLFGGNGKVVEPFMAAIEMIHTHSLVHDDLPAMDNDEYRRGKKTTHVVYGEAMAILAGDGLLNYAYETACRAFALEPGNPHIGEAMTVLTTKTGVYGMLGGQAVDVQSVGGTLSREKLDFIYRLKTSALIECSMMTGAILAGASEEEIRTIGQVASDVGLAFQIQDDILDVTSTSQELGKPTGSDERNHKTTYVTVEGLDKAKADVAAVSERAVCTLARLPQKNEFLKELIGALVTRRN is encoded by the coding sequence GTGACTTTTAAAGAAGAGCTCGCAAAACGAAGCGAAGAGGTGCAGGCGGTCGTTTACGCCTATCTTCCGGCGGAGGAGGGCTTTCAGAAAACGCTTCTGGAGGCGATGAATTACAGCATGACGGCAGGCGGCAAGAGGCTCCGCCCGCTTCTGATGCAGGAAACCTACCGGCTGTTCGGCGGAAACGGGAAAGTGGTGGAGCCGTTTATGGCGGCGATAGAAATGATTCACACGCATTCTCTTGTGCACGACGACCTTCCGGCGATGGATAATGATGAATACCGCCGTGGGAAAAAAACAACGCATGTCGTTTACGGCGAGGCGATGGCAATTCTCGCCGGGGACGGGCTGCTGAATTACGCTTATGAGACGGCGTGCCGCGCATTTGCGCTGGAACCGGGAAATCCGCATATCGGGGAAGCGATGACGGTGCTTACCACAAAGACCGGGGTTTACGGAATGCTCGGCGGGCAGGCGGTAGATGTGCAGTCCGTCGGCGGGACGCTCTCCAGGGAGAAGCTGGATTTTATTTACCGTTTAAAGACGAGCGCACTGATTGAGTGCTCGATGATGACAGGGGCGATACTTGCCGGCGCATCGGAGGAGGAAATCAGGACGATCGGGCAGGTGGCGTCGGATGTGGGGCTTGCTTTCCAGATACAGGACGATATTCTGGACGTGACCAGCACCAGCCAGGAGCTTGGAAAGCCGACAGGCAGCGACGAGCGCAATCATAAGACGACTTATGTCACTGTGGAGGGGCTTGATAAGGCGAAGGCGGACGTTGCCGCCGTTTCGGAACGGGCGGTATGTACGCTTGCGCGGCTGCCGCAGAAAAATGAATTTCTGAAGGAACTGATAGGGGCGCTTGTTACCCGCAGAAACTGA
- the recN gene encoding DNA repair protein RecN has translation MLLNLHVKNMALIRELEMDFGSGLNILTGETGAGKSILIGSINVALGMQSFKGFAREGADTALVELVFSVESDALREKIEALDISVEDGQVILSRRLSGTRSISKVNGETVPLSVVRELASLLIDIHGQHEHQSLLYKKNHLRILDEFAREELGSLKEKNAELFAEYSALKKRLESSAMDEAARKKEADFLQFEVDEIENGALRPGEDEEVEAQYRKMANARRIAEDAAEAYRLTSEGPGNAGDSVSGALQRLLAVSGYDREVEELAGQLGEIESLLSDFNRSLSSYLDDLTFDEGEFQELESRLNEINRLKTKYGNTIEEILAYKEEKEQRLQELADYDTYLANLEKQYRQSEERLRKNSEAMSAIRCRYAKKLSQMIQAELIDLNFLETNFETDVRQTEALTAEGMDEVCFLISMNPGSPLRPLGDVASGGELSRIMLAIKTVLAEKDDMPSLIFDEIDVGISGRTAQKVSEKMAVIAANHQVLCITHLAQIASMADNHYLIEKTVQNQETETTIRELDRDESIEELARILGGARITELTLQSAREMKEMAETTKKY, from the coding sequence ATGTTATTAAATTTACATGTAAAAAATATGGCGCTGATACGGGAGCTGGAAATGGATTTTGGCAGCGGGCTGAACATCCTCACCGGAGAGACGGGCGCCGGAAAATCGATTCTGATCGGTTCCATCAATGTGGCGCTTGGAATGCAGAGCTTTAAGGGTTTTGCGCGCGAGGGTGCGGATACGGCGCTGGTGGAGCTGGTATTTTCCGTGGAGAGCGATGCCCTGCGGGAAAAAATAGAGGCGCTTGACATTTCCGTGGAAGACGGGCAGGTGATTTTAAGCCGCAGACTGTCCGGTACGCGGAGCATCAGCAAGGTAAACGGCGAGACTGTGCCGCTCTCTGTGGTGCGGGAGCTGGCGTCCCTTCTGATTGATATTCACGGGCAGCACGAGCATCAGTCGCTGCTCTATAAAAAGAACCACCTGCGTATTCTCGATGAGTTTGCCAGGGAGGAGCTGGGGAGTCTGAAAGAAAAAAATGCGGAGCTGTTTGCGGAATATTCCGCTCTGAAAAAGAGACTGGAATCCTCTGCGATGGATGAGGCGGCGCGCAAAAAAGAGGCGGATTTCCTGCAGTTTGAGGTAGATGAGATTGAAAACGGCGCTCTGCGGCCGGGAGAGGATGAAGAGGTGGAAGCGCAGTACCGGAAAATGGCGAACGCCAGACGGATCGCGGAGGATGCCGCCGAAGCCTACCGGCTTACCAGCGAAGGACCGGGCAATGCCGGGGACAGTGTGTCGGGCGCGCTGCAGCGTCTTTTGGCGGTCAGCGGTTATGACAGGGAAGTGGAAGAGCTTGCCGGACAGCTTGGGGAGATTGAGAGCCTGCTCTCTGATTTCAACCGCAGCCTTTCCTCTTATCTGGATGACCTCACTTTTGACGAGGGCGAATTTCAGGAGCTGGAGAGCCGCCTGAATGAGATTAACCGTTTAAAGACAAAATATGGCAATACGATTGAAGAAATTCTGGCATATAAGGAAGAAAAAGAGCAGCGTCTGCAGGAACTGGCGGATTATGATACATATCTTGCGAATCTGGAGAAACAATATAGGCAGAGCGAAGAGCGGCTGAGGAAAAATTCGGAAGCAATGTCGGCGATACGCTGCCGCTACGCAAAAAAGCTGTCGCAGATGATACAGGCGGAGCTGATTGATTTGAATTTTCTGGAAACGAATTTTGAGACGGACGTCCGGCAGACAGAAGCGCTCACGGCGGAGGGAATGGATGAGGTATGTTTCCTGATTTCCATGAATCCCGGTTCACCTCTGCGACCGCTCGGTGATGTGGCGTCCGGCGGTGAACTGTCGCGTATCATGCTTGCCATCAAGACCGTGCTGGCGGAGAAGGACGATATGCCGTCTCTGATTTTTGATGAAATTGACGTCGGCATCAGCGGCAGGACTGCGCAGAAGGTCTCAGAAAAAATGGCGGTTATCGCGGCAAATCACCAGGTGCTCTGCATCACGCATCTGGCGCAGATTGCATCGATGGCGGACAATCATTATCTGATTGAAAAGACAGTGCAGAACCAGGAGACGGAGACGACCATCCGCGAGCTGGACCGTGACGAGAGTATTGAGGAGCTCGCGCGCATTCTCGGCGGTGCCCGCATTACTGAAC